Proteins encoded together in one Triticum dicoccoides isolate Atlit2015 ecotype Zavitan chromosome 7B, WEW_v2.0, whole genome shotgun sequence window:
- the LOC119341721 gene encoding U-box domain-containing protein 39-like, whose amino-acid sequence MGTARLRWRPFTASSPASSASSSPSSSFTTTVDPPAEFLCPISGTLMADPVIVPPGQTIERACIQACAALAFYPPAVAGLPSSPLVLIPNVALRSAILNWCERLGLPHPSPLSLDTAGDIVRRLMPPRQEQRSQVNYGPPPQPQPSSVRTRNRYSVDYSAVDDFVPEPRQTGGSLEEEIMAVLGADGASPAEQKATMASLRQATRESKEMRTQLCTPRLLAALRPMLLSADAGIQVNAAAAMVNLSLEAENKVRIVRSGAVSPLVDVLRVGHPEARDHAAGAIYSLAVEDENRAAIGVLGAIPPLLELFSSGGAGHRARREAGMALYHVSLAGMNRSKIARTPGVVRTLLATAEARDRGNDSDADAAALRKLAVMILANLAGCPEGRAALMDGGAVAAIVGLMRSGSAAPGSAEEEYCISALYGMSRGSLRFRGLARAAGVEAALMPVAESDGGVGRDMARRTLRAMRGEDDEVALTASGILGREWDDASVVSEGMVSLRRPPHHRSNYAGPSGSNTTQF is encoded by the coding sequence ATGGGCACCGCCCGGCTGCGGTGGAGGCCATTCACGGCCTCCTCACCGGCGTCCTCCGCGTCTTCGTCACCGTCCTCGTCGTTCACAACCACGGTGGACCCGCCGGCGGAGTTCCTCTGCCCTATCTCCGGCACGCTCATGGCCGACCCCGTCATCGTCCCACCGGGCCAGACCATCGAGCGTGCCTGCATCCAGGCCTGCGCCGCGCTCGCCTTCTACCCGCCCGCCGTTGCCGGCCTCCCGTCGTCTCCCCTCGTGCTCATCCCCAACGTCGCGCTCCGCTCCGCCATCCTCAACTGGTGCGAGCGCCTCGGGCTGCCCCACCCTTCCCCTCTCTCCCTCGACACCGCCGGCGACATCGTCCGCCGCCTCATGCCGCCGCGCCAGGAGCAGAGGTCGCAGGTGAACTACGGGCCGCCCCCACAGCCACAGCCCTCCTCCGTCCGGACAAGAAACCGGTACAGCGTCGACTACAGCGCCGTTGACGACTTCGTGCCGGAGCCGAGGCAGACGGGCGGCTCGCTGGAGGAGGAGATCATGGCCGTGCTCGGCGCGGACGGCGCCAGCCCCGCGGAGCAGAAGGCGACGATGGCCTCTCTGCGGCAGGCGACGCGGGAGAGCAAAGAGATGCGGACGCAGCTCTGCACGCCGCGGCTGCTCGCCGCGCTCCGGCCGATGCTGCTGTCCGCTGACGCCGGCATCCAGGTCAACGCGGCCGCGGCCATGGTGAACCTGTCGCTCGAGGCGGAGAACAAGGTACGGATCGTGCGGTCCGGAGCGGTGTCGCCGCTTGTCGACGTGCTCCGGGTCGGCCACCCGGAGGCGCGCGACCACGCCGCCGGCGCGATCTACAGCCTCGCCGTGGAGGACGAGAACCGCGCGGCCATCGGCGTGCTCGGCGCTATCCCGCCGTTGCTGGAGCTGTTCTCGAGCGGCGGGGCCGGCCACCGCGCGCGCCGCGAGGCCGGCATGGCGCTGTACCACGTCTCCCTCGCCGGGATGAACCGGTCCAAGATCGCGCGCACGCCGGGGGTCGTGCGGACGCTGCTCGCCACGGCGGAGGCACGGGACCGCGGGAACGACTCCGACGCCGACGCCGCGGCGCTGCGGAAGCTCGCAGTGATGATCCTGGCCAACCTCGCCGGCTGCCCGGAAGGGAGGGCCGCCCTGATGGACGGCGGCGCGGTGGCCGCGATCGTGGGGCTCATGCGCAGCGGCTCGGCCGCGCCGGGCAGCGCGGAGGAGGAGTACTGCATATCGGCATTGTACGGGATGAGCCGGGGCAGCCTGAGGTTCCGCGGGCTCGCGCGCGCGGCGGGCGTCGAGGCGGCGCTGATGCCGGTGGCCGAGAGCGACGGCGGGGTCGGGCGCGACATGGCGCGGCGCACGCTCCGGGCGATGCGCGGGGAGGACGACGAGGTGGCGCTGACGGCCTCCGGGATACTGGGGAGGGAGTGGGACGACGCGAGCGTGGTGTCGGAGGGGATGGTGTCGCTCCGGCGGCCGCCGCACCACCGGAGCAACTACGCCGGGCCGTCCGGGTCAAACACGACCCAGTTCTGA
- the LOC119337696 gene encoding protein CREG1-like, translating into MRSPAGLRLGAAAALPLLLLLALRLPAPAVAGRPLVARDRKPAPSEAAATARWLAAQNTWGVLSTISSDLSGAPFGNVVSYSDGVPGESHGIPYFYLTTLDPTARDALEDERTSFTLSEFPLGTCGKVDPENPTCAKLTLTGKLKVVDHKSPEADLAKTALFSKHPEMEGWPKNHHFEIFKLEIENIFLIDWFGGPKPISPSQYLDYGRDQGSVMSL; encoded by the exons ATGCGTTCCCCTGCCGGCCTCCGCCTCGGCGCCGccgcggccctccccctcctcctcctgctcgcGCTCCGGCTGCCGGCCCCCGCCGTCGCCGGCCGCCCCCTCGTCGCCCGCGACCGCAAGCCCGCCCCGTCCGAGGCCGCGGCCACCGCTAGGTGGCTCGCCGCGCAGAACACCTGGGGCGTCCTCAG CACAATATCAAGTGATCTAAGTGGCGCTCCTTTTGG CAATGTAGTTTCATATAGTGATGGGGTACCAGGTGAGAGCCATGGAATTCCCTACTTTTATCTGACTACTCTGGATCCCACTGCAAGAGATGCGTTGGAGGATGAAAGGACGTCCTTTACCCTTAGTGAGTTCCCTCTTGGCACTTGTGGGAAGGTTGATCCTGAAAACCCAACATGTGCAAAACTTACTCTTACTGGAAAG TTGAAGGTGGTTGACCATAAGTCACCTGAAGCGGATTTGGCCAAAACCGCGCTTTTCAGCAAGCACCCTGAAATGGAGG GTTGGCCAAAGAACCATCACTTCGAGATCTTTAAACTGGAAATCGAAAACATATTCTTGATCGACTGGTTTGGGGGTCCTAAACCTATATCCCCTTCACAGTATCTTGATTATGGAAG GGACCAGGGCTCGGTGATGTCCTTGTGA